In Meleagris gallopavo isolate NT-WF06-2002-E0010 breed Aviagen turkey brand Nicholas breeding stock chromosome 15, Turkey_5.1, whole genome shotgun sequence, one DNA window encodes the following:
- the SLC35A4 gene encoding probable UDP-sugar transporter protein SLC35A4 isoform X2 has protein sequence MWQVDGAIPFSSSAVVVLIELTKLVLSLLFLLTWDRQLLGAAVSWRHVAPFALSALLYAANNNLVVHMQLFMDPSTYQILSNLKIVSTALLYSLFLRQRLRVRQWLALCLLMAAGVSYSCGGLRDPRGSGSPSAMQLHVTLVGLLLISVYCLISGLSAVYTEAILKTQVLPLNLQNLFLYFFGVLVNLVGHFWSSTERGFLEGFSFWVLVIVVSQALNGLIMSVVMKHSSNITRLFVISCSILVNALLSVALFNLQLTLLFFIAVSCIGLAVHLYYGVT, from the exons ATGTGGCAG GTGGACGGCGCGATCCCCTTCAGCTCCTCGGCCGTGGTGGTTCTCATCGAGCTGACGAAGCTGGTGCTCTCCCTGCTCTTCCTGCTCACCTGGGACCGGCAGCTGCTCGGGGCCGCGGTGTCCTGGCGCCACGTCGCTCCCTTCGCCCTTTCAGCCCTGCTCTACGCTGCAAACAACAACCTCGTGGTTCACATGCAGCTCTTCATGGATCCCAGCACCTACCAGATCCTGAGTAACTTGAAGATCGTCAGCACCGCGCTCCTCTACAGCCTCTTCCTGCGCCAGAGGCTCCGTGTGCGCCAGTGGCTGGCGCTCTGCCTGCTGATGGCTGCCGGGGTGAGCTACAGCTGTGGGGGTTTGCGGGACCCACGGGGCTCTGGCAGCCCCTCTGCCATGCAGCTGCACGTCACGCTGGTGGGCTTGTTGCTGATCTCAGTGTACTGCCTGATATCGGGCTTGTCTGCTGTCTACACGGAAGCTATCCTGAAAACCCAGGTGCTGCCCCTCAACCTTCAGAAcctcttcctttatttctttggGGTCCTGGTCAATTTGGTCGGCCACTtctggagcagcacagagagaggTTTTCTGGAGGGCTTTTCCTTCTGGGTGCTGGTGATTGTGGTCAGCCAGGCCTTGAACGGCTTGATTATGTCCGTGGTCATGAAGCACAGCAGTAACATCACCAGGCTCTTTGTGATCTCCTGCTCCATCCTGGTCAACGCTTTGCTGTCTGTCGCCCTCTTTAACCTGCAGCTCACCCTCctctttttcattgctgtctCGTGCATCGGCCTCGCTGTTCACTTGTACTATGGGGTGACGTAG
- the SLC35A4 gene encoding probable UDP-sugar transporter protein SLC35A4 isoform X1, translated as MAVFGKAAGAALSPSQRGLWGLMLLSSVAIYGSHAPLLTLCKVDGAIPFSSSAVVVLIELTKLVLSLLFLLTWDRQLLGAAVSWRHVAPFALSALLYAANNNLVVHMQLFMDPSTYQILSNLKIVSTALLYSLFLRQRLRVRQWLALCLLMAAGVSYSCGGLRDPRGSGSPSAMQLHVTLVGLLLISVYCLISGLSAVYTEAILKTQVLPLNLQNLFLYFFGVLVNLVGHFWSSTERGFLEGFSFWVLVIVVSQALNGLIMSVVMKHSSNITRLFVISCSILVNALLSVALFNLQLTLLFFIAVSCIGLAVHLYYGVT; from the coding sequence ATGGCTGTGTTTGGGAAAGCCGCCGGCGCCGCGCTCAGCCCTTCGCAGCGCGGGCTCTGGGGGCTGATGCTGCTCTCCTCTGTGGCCATATACGGCTCCCACGCTCCGCTCCTCACCCTGTGCAAGGTGGACGGCGCGATCCCCTTCAGCTCCTCGGCCGTGGTGGTTCTCATCGAGCTGACGAAGCTGGTGCTCTCCCTGCTCTTCCTGCTCACCTGGGACCGGCAGCTGCTCGGGGCCGCGGTGTCCTGGCGCCACGTCGCTCCCTTCGCCCTTTCAGCCCTGCTCTACGCTGCAAACAACAACCTCGTGGTTCACATGCAGCTCTTCATGGATCCCAGCACCTACCAGATCCTGAGTAACTTGAAGATCGTCAGCACCGCGCTCCTCTACAGCCTCTTCCTGCGCCAGAGGCTCCGTGTGCGCCAGTGGCTGGCGCTCTGCCTGCTGATGGCTGCCGGGGTGAGCTACAGCTGTGGGGGTTTGCGGGACCCACGGGGCTCTGGCAGCCCCTCTGCCATGCAGCTGCACGTCACGCTGGTGGGCTTGTTGCTGATCTCAGTGTACTGCCTGATATCGGGCTTGTCTGCTGTCTACACGGAAGCTATCCTGAAAACCCAGGTGCTGCCCCTCAACCTTCAGAAcctcttcctttatttctttggGGTCCTGGTCAATTTGGTCGGCCACTtctggagcagcacagagagaggTTTTCTGGAGGGCTTTTCCTTCTGGGTGCTGGTGATTGTGGTCAGCCAGGCCTTGAACGGCTTGATTATGTCCGTGGTCATGAAGCACAGCAGTAACATCACCAGGCTCTTTGTGATCTCCTGCTCCATCCTGGTCAACGCTTTGCTGTCTGTCGCCCTCTTTAACCTGCAGCTCACCCTCctctttttcattgctgtctCGTGCATCGGCCTCGCTGTTCACTTGTACTATGGGGTGACGTAG
- the LOC116217201 gene encoding SLC35A4 upstream open reading frame protein-like: GCAFPQDSLPKLKDLALLKGQLESLQRRVEDEVHAGVGQGGSLLASPFLKGFLAGYLVAKLRFSAVLGFAVGTCTGIYAAQNYAVPDVEKTVQDYLSSLRKGGE; this comes from the exons GGCTGTGCGTTCCCGCAGGACTCGCTGCCCAAGCTGAAGGACCTGGCTCTGCTGAAGGGGCAGCTGGAGAGCCTGCAGCGGCGCGTGGAGGACGAGGTGCACGCCGGCGTGGGGCAG GGCGGCTCGCTGCTGGCCTCCCCGTTCCTGAAGGGCTTCCTGGCCGGGTACCTGGTGGCCAAGCTGCGTTTCTCGGCGGTGCTGGGCTTCGCCGTGGGGACGTGCACCGGCATCTACGCCGCGCAGAACTACGCCGTGCCCGACGTGGAGAAGACGGTGCAGGACTACCTCAGCTCGCTGCGGAAAGGAGGGGAGTAG
- the LOC100548001 gene encoding monocyte differentiation antigen CD14-like, whose amino-acid sequence MRGAALLLLVLGLQQAEGRCVFNRTQEYCLCYRLTEQSAGSVIQCLAASAVEFQGGDLEKYADFPIKDLDDSTIDMLGSLEIRKIIFSDLLVPEVLLARVLRFFSYTQVQEMVFESCSFVGRSSWADMAGRALPVVSLRFHNVTAATLEGREQDLSPLSRWLGALQELSVTASHLAVLPCTVGRALRALRSLDLAHNSLGEDGLASAFCQGAFPQLRVLSLRHNNLTSYHAVCGGVRLLGELRHLDLSHNALTAGTPSPSCAAHTRVPNCAQSAARFARRGSPRRRHVKQKCSPAASHGTAAPSHSGSGRDGEPRSTGGAVCLLRRAGGRCR is encoded by the exons ATGCGTGGGGCCgctctgctgctcctggtgctggggctgcagcaggcagagggccGGTGTGTCTTCAACCGCACGCAGGAGTACTGCCTGTGCTACAGGCTGACCGAGCAGAGCGCCGGGAGCGTCATCCAGTGCCTCGCCGCCTCCGCCGTGGAGTTCCAGGGAGGAGACCTGGAGAAATACGCTGACTTCCCCATCAAGGACCTGGACGACTCCACCATTGACATGCTTGGCAGCCTGGAAATCAGGAAGATCATTTTTTCAGACCTTCTGGTTCCTGAGGTCCTCCTGGCCCGCGTCCTGCGGTTCTTCTCCTACACTCAGGTGCAGGAGATGGTGTTTGAGAGCTGCAGCTTCGTGGGGAGGAGCAGCTGGGCGGACATGGCGGGCCGGGCCTTGCCTGTCGTGTCACTGCGCTTCCACAACGTGACGGCCGCCACGCTGGAGGGCCGCGAGCAGGACCTGTCCCCGCTCAGCCGCTGGCTGGGAGCCCTGCAGGAGCTGTCGGTCACCGCCTCGCACCTGGCCGTGCTGCCCTGCACTGTGGGCCGGGCTCTGCGGGCCCTGCGCTCGCTGGACCTGGCGCATAACAGCCTGGGGGAAGACGGCCTGGCGTCTGCCTTCTGCCAAGGGGCCTTCCCGCAGCTGCGGGTGCTGAGCCTGCGGCACAACAACCTGACGTCGTACCACGCCGTGTGTGGCGGCGTGCGGCTGCTGGGCGAGCTGCGGCACCTGGATCTCAGCCACAACGCGCTCACCGCCGGCACGCCTTCGCCCTCCT GTGCGGCACACACACGGGTGCCAAACTGCGCGCAGAGCGCCGCGAGGTTCGCACGTCGGGGCAGCCCTCGGCGGAGGCACGTGAAGCAGAAGTGCTCGCCCGCTGCTTCCCATGGCACGGCGGCCCCGTCCCACTCAGGAAGCGGCCGGGACGGAGAGCCTCGCAGCACGGGCGGTGCTGTCTGCCTGCTGCGCCGAGCGGGCGGGAGGTGCCGCTAA